From Carettochelys insculpta isolate YL-2023 chromosome 22, ASM3395843v1, whole genome shotgun sequence, one genomic window encodes:
- the WDR45 gene encoding WD repeat domain phosphoinositide-interacting protein 4 isoform X4: MESGVRIYNVEPLMEKGHLDHEQVGSVALVEMLHRSNLLAIVGGGGNPKFSEISVLIWDDAREGTGGKDKLVLEFTFTKPVLAVRMRHDKIITVLRNRIYVYSFPENPTKLFEFDTRDNPKGLCDLCPSLEKQLLVFPGHKCGSLQLVDLSSTQPGTSSAPFTINAHQGEIACISLNQPGTVVASASRQGTLIRLFDTQSKEKLVELRRGTDPATLYCINFSHDSSFLCASSDKGTVHIFALRDTRLNRRSALARVGKVGPVIAQYVDSQWSLASFTVPAESACVCAFGRSSAKTVNSVIAICVDGTFHKYVFTPDGNCNREAFDVYLDICDDDDF, from the exons ATGGAGTCGGGCGTGCGGATCTATAACGTGGAGCCGCTCATGGAGAAGGGCCACCTGG ATCACGAGCAGGTGGGCAGCGTGGCCCTGGTTGAGATGCTGCATCGATCCAACCTCTTGGCcattgtggggggaggagggaacccCAAATTCTCAGAGATTTCAG tgctgatcTGGGATGACGCCCGTGAGGGCACCGGGGGCAAGGACAAGCTGGTTCTGGAGTTCACCTTCACCAAACCTGTCCTGGCTGTGCGCATGAGGCACGACAA GATCATCACTGTGCTGCGGAACCGTATTTACGTCTATTCCTTCCCGGAGAATCCCACCAAACTCTTCGAGTTCGACACACGGGACAACCCCAAAG GACTCTGCGATCTCTGTCCTAGCCTGGAGAAACAGCTGCTGGTGTTTCCAGGCCACAAGTGTGGGAGCCTGCAGCTGGTG GACCTGTCGAGCACCCAGCCAGGCACCTCATCAGCTCCGTTCACCATCAACGCGCACCAGGGCGAGATTGCCTGCATCTCCCTCAACCAGCCAGGCACCGTGGTGGCCTCGGCCTCGCGCCAGGGCACCCTCATCCGCCTCTTCGACACCCAGAGCAAGGAGAAGCTGGTGGAGCTGCGCCGGGGCACCGACCCCGCCACGTTGTACTG CATCAACTTTAGCCACGACTCATCGTTTCTCTGCGCGTCGAGTGACAAGGGGACCGTGCACATCTTTGCCCTTCGGGACACGCGACTCAACCGCCGCTCCGC gctggCACGTGTGGGCAAGGTAGGCCCGGTGATCGCCCAGTACGTGGACTCGCAGTGGAGCCTGGCCAGCTTCACGGTGCCGGCCGAGTCGGCCTGCGTGTGCGCCTTCGGCCGGAGCTCCGCCAAGACCGTCAACTCCGTCATCG ccatctGCGTGGACGGCACCTTCCACAAGTACGTCTTCACGCCTGACGGGAACTGCAACCGCGAGGCCTTCGATGTCTACCTGGACATCTGCGACGACGACGACTTCTGA
- the HDAC6 gene encoding protein deacetylase HDAC6 isoform X1 yields MELVKSTEQMSEEQLRALSDTCSSVFLHPNSYRCARLASGCLLRLLEKVQTGELRNGLALIRPPGHCAHRAQMDGFCIFNHVAIAAKYAQQSLGVERILIVDWDAPKEQGVQHLFEQDPSVLCFSICRSEDGRFQPHRLASKSPAVGQGCGEGFSISVPWNEVGMRDGDYLAAFFHVLLPAAFEFQPQLVLVAAGFDASLGDPKGEPALSSAGFAHLTHLLLALAGGKLLLSLEGGYSVGFLAEGVCAVLKTLLGDPCPRLEPPVAPCRSTLSSVAGVLAAHEKHWHSLRREEPDPPAADVEEEPAPGAPPGQSDPPEAERRAPAARTGLVYDERMMEHYNMWDSQHPEVPQRISRIFQRHGELQLTERCWRIPARSAHEEELRMCHSCSYECARLAAGSAFNAVQAVLEGQVQNAVAIVRPPGHHAESDAACGFCFFNSVALAARYAQRLAGWPMRVMILDWDIHHGNGTQHLFEEDPSVLYVSLHRYDQGSFFPSSEDADAEQVGQGPGRGFTLNVPWNGPRMGDTEYLAALHRLILPVAYQFNPELVLVSAGFDAARGDPLGGCLVSPECYAHMTHLLLGLAGGRVVLVLEGGYNLVSISESMAMCTRTLLGDPLPELGPLAAPQPSALQSLARARAAHCKYWSCLRLDGEQVPPGPRAAGCPALAGPSQEPPEPAAEGSADATLRLGALRISEEAGATSGPAQLSPDPTPLGGALGGAEPVAAEVSEDPPGLLAEAAALEVEFADMGMLYAVTPLPWCPHLDSVQPVPPAGLDVQAPCEECGSEGENWVCLSCYQVLCGRYVCQHMLAHGSISSHPLVLSYADLSVWCYACQSYIHHPTLVPAKALAHRLKFGEEPVAPL; encoded by the exons GCCACCAGGACACTGCGCCCACCGCGCTCAGATGGACGGATTCTGCATCTTCAACCATGTGGCCATCGCAGCCAAATACGCCCAGCAAAGCCTGGGCGTAGAGCG CATCCTGATCGTCGACTGGGACGCTCCCAAGGAACAGGGCGTGCAGCACCTCTTTGAGCAGGATCCCAG CGTTCTCTGTTTCTCCATCTGTCGCTCTGAGGACGGGAGGTTCCAGCCCCACCGGCTGGCGTCCAAgagccctgctgtggggcagggctgtggagagGGATTCAGCATCAGCGTGCCATGGAATGAG GTGGGAATGAGGGATGGGGATTATCTCGCTGCCTTTTTCCACGTCTTGCTGCCTGCTGCCTTTGAG ttccagccccagctggtcctGGTGGCTGCCGGGTTTGACGCTTCACTCGGGGATCCCAAG GGCGAACCAGCCTTGTCGTCTGCCGGCTTCGCACATCTGACccacctgctgctggccctggcaggcgggaagctgctgctgtcctTGGAG GGTGGCTACAGTGTGGGCTTCCTGGCCGAGGGGGTCTGTGCAGTGCTGAAGACCCTCCTGGGGGACCCCTGTCCCCGGCTGGAGCCACCTGTCGCCCCCTGTCGCAG CACACTGAGCTCCGTGGCTGGGGTGCTGGCAGCCCACGAGAAACACTGGCACAGCCTGAGGCGAGAGG agcctgacccccCAGCTGCGGATGTGGAGGAGGAGCCGGCccctggggcccccccaggaCAGAGCGACCCCCCCGAAGCCGAGCGACGCGCCCCAGCCGCCCGCACCGGCCTGGTGTATGACGAGCGCATGATGGAGCATTACAACATGTGGGACAG ccagcaCCCAGAGGTGCCCCAGCGCATCTCACGCATCTTCCAGCGCCACGGGGAGCTGCAGCTGACAGAGAGGTGCTGGCGCATCCCAGCCCGCAGCGCCCACGAGGAGGAGCTGAGAATGTGCCACAG ctgctcctaTGAGTGTGCCCGGCTGGCGGCTGGCTCCGCCTTCAACGCTGTGCAGGCCGTGCTGGAGGGCCAG GTGCAGAACGCTGTGGCCATTGTCCGCCCCCCAGGTCATCACGCTGAGTCCGATGCGGCCTGTGGCTTCTGCTTCTTCAATTCGGTGGCCCTGGCGGCACGTTACGCCCAGCGCCTGGCAGGATGGCCCATGag GGTGATGATCCTGGACTGGGATATTCACCACGGCAACGGGACCCAGCACCTGTTTGAGGAAGATCCGAG CGTCCTGTACGTCTCTCTGCACCGCTACGACCAaggctccttcttcccctctTCGGAGGACGCCGACGCGGAGCAGGTGGGACAGGGGCCTGGCCGCGGCTTCACTCTCAACGTGCCCTGGAACGGTCCCCGCATGGGCGACACCGAGTACCTGGCCGCCCTCCACCGCCTCATCCTGCCTGTCGCCTACCAG TTCAACCCAGAGCTGGTGCTGGTGTCGGCCGGGTTTGATGCTGCTCGTGGGGACCCGCTGGGGGGCTGCCTGGTGAGCCCCGAATGCTACGCACACATGACCCAcctcctgctggggctggcagggggccgcGTCGTGCTGGTCCTGGAG ggaGGCTACAATCTGGTGTCGATCTCCGAGTCTATGGCTATGTGCACCCGGACCCTCCTGGGGGACCCCCTGCCCGAGCTggggcccctggcagccccccagcccagcgccctgcaGTCCCTGGCCCGGGCCCGAGCCGCGCACTGCAAGTACTGGAGCTGCCTGCGGCTGGACGGTGAGCAGGTGCCCCCCGGCCCCCGTGCTGCAGGCTGTCCAGCTCTCGCAGGGCCGAGCCAGGAGCCGCCAGAGCCAGCCGCCGAGGGCTCGGCCGACGCCACCCTGAGGCTGGGAGCCCTCCGCATCAGCGAGGAGGCAGGCGCCACCTCgggccctgcccagctgagccCTGATCCCACCCCCCTGGGCGGGGCTTTGGGAGGGGCGGAGCCTGTAGCTGCCGAGGTGTCAGAG gACCCCCCCGGCCTCCTGGCTGAAGCAGCCGCCCTGGAGGTGGAGTTTGCAGACATG GGGATGCTCTACGCCGTGACCCCTCTGCCCTGGTGCCCCCACCTGGACTCGGTccagcctgtcccaccagccGGGCTGGACGTGCAGGCACCGTGCGAGGAATGCGGCAGTGAGGGCGAGAACTGGGTCTGTCTGAGCTGTTACCAG GTGCTGTGTGGCCGGTACGTCTGTCAGCACATGCTGGCTCatggctccatctccagccacccgctggtgcTGAGTTACGCTGACCTGTCGGTCTGGTGCTATGCCTGTCAATCATACATCCATCATCCA accctggtgcCAGCCAAGGCACTGGCTCACCGCCTGAAGTTTGGGGAAGAGCCGGTGGCTCCACTCTGA
- the HDAC6 gene encoding protein deacetylase HDAC6 isoform X2, with the protein MELVKSTEQMSEEQLRALSDTCSSVFLHPNSYRCARLASGCLLRLLEKVQTGELRNGLALIRPPGHCAHRAQMDGFCIFNHVAIAAKYAQQSLGVERILIVDWDAPKEQGVQHLFEQDPSVLCFSICRSEDGRFQPHRLASKSPAVGQGCGEGFSISVPWNEVGMRDGDYLAAFFHVLLPAAFEFQPQLVLVAAGFDASLGDPKGEPALSSAGFAHLTHLLLALAGGKLLLSLEGGYSVGFLAEGVCAVLKTLLGDPCPRLEPPVAPCRSTLSSVAGVLAAHEKHWHSLRREEPDPPAADVEEEPAPGAPPGQSDPPEAERRAPAARTGLVYDERMMEHYNMWDSQHPEVPQRISRIFQRHGELQLTERCWRIPARSAHEEELRMCHSPAYVETVKSTASMKPRELHRQGDQYNSIYICSCSYECARLAAGSAFNAVQAVLEGQVQNAVAIVRPPGHHAESDAACGFCFFNSVALAARYAQRLAGWPMRVMILDWDIHHGNGTQHLFEEDPSVLYVSLHRYDQGSFFPSSEDADAEQVGQGPGRGFTLNVPWNGPRMGDTEYLAALHRLILPVAYQFNPELVLVSAGFDAARGDPLGGCLVSPECYAHMTHLLLGLAGGRVVLVLEDPPGLLAEAAALEVEFADMGMLYAVTPLPWCPHLDSVQPVPPAGLDVQAPCEECGSEGENWVCLSCYQVLCGRYVCQHMLAHGSISSHPLVLSYADLSVWCYACQSYIHHPTLVPAKALAHRLKFGEEPVAPL; encoded by the exons GCCACCAGGACACTGCGCCCACCGCGCTCAGATGGACGGATTCTGCATCTTCAACCATGTGGCCATCGCAGCCAAATACGCCCAGCAAAGCCTGGGCGTAGAGCG CATCCTGATCGTCGACTGGGACGCTCCCAAGGAACAGGGCGTGCAGCACCTCTTTGAGCAGGATCCCAG CGTTCTCTGTTTCTCCATCTGTCGCTCTGAGGACGGGAGGTTCCAGCCCCACCGGCTGGCGTCCAAgagccctgctgtggggcagggctgtggagagGGATTCAGCATCAGCGTGCCATGGAATGAG GTGGGAATGAGGGATGGGGATTATCTCGCTGCCTTTTTCCACGTCTTGCTGCCTGCTGCCTTTGAG ttccagccccagctggtcctGGTGGCTGCCGGGTTTGACGCTTCACTCGGGGATCCCAAG GGCGAACCAGCCTTGTCGTCTGCCGGCTTCGCACATCTGACccacctgctgctggccctggcaggcgggaagctgctgctgtcctTGGAG GGTGGCTACAGTGTGGGCTTCCTGGCCGAGGGGGTCTGTGCAGTGCTGAAGACCCTCCTGGGGGACCCCTGTCCCCGGCTGGAGCCACCTGTCGCCCCCTGTCGCAG CACACTGAGCTCCGTGGCTGGGGTGCTGGCAGCCCACGAGAAACACTGGCACAGCCTGAGGCGAGAGG agcctgacccccCAGCTGCGGATGTGGAGGAGGAGCCGGCccctggggcccccccaggaCAGAGCGACCCCCCCGAAGCCGAGCGACGCGCCCCAGCCGCCCGCACCGGCCTGGTGTATGACGAGCGCATGATGGAGCATTACAACATGTGGGACAG ccagcaCCCAGAGGTGCCCCAGCGCATCTCACGCATCTTCCAGCGCCACGGGGAGCTGCAGCTGACAGAGAGGTGCTGGCGCATCCCAGCCCGCAGCGCCCACGAGGAGGAGCTGAGAATGTGCCACAG CCCGGCGTACGTGGAGACAGTGAAGTCCACAGCCAGCATGAAGCCGAGGGAGCTGCACCGCCAGGGCGACCAGTACAATTCCATCTacatctgcagctgctcctaTGAGTGTGCCCGGCTGGCGGCTGGCTCCGCCTTCAACGCTGTGCAGGCCGTGCTGGAGGGCCAG GTGCAGAACGCTGTGGCCATTGTCCGCCCCCCAGGTCATCACGCTGAGTCCGATGCGGCCTGTGGCTTCTGCTTCTTCAATTCGGTGGCCCTGGCGGCACGTTACGCCCAGCGCCTGGCAGGATGGCCCATGag GGTGATGATCCTGGACTGGGATATTCACCACGGCAACGGGACCCAGCACCTGTTTGAGGAAGATCCGAG CGTCCTGTACGTCTCTCTGCACCGCTACGACCAaggctccttcttcccctctTCGGAGGACGCCGACGCGGAGCAGGTGGGACAGGGGCCTGGCCGCGGCTTCACTCTCAACGTGCCCTGGAACGGTCCCCGCATGGGCGACACCGAGTACCTGGCCGCCCTCCACCGCCTCATCCTGCCTGTCGCCTACCAG TTCAACCCAGAGCTGGTGCTGGTGTCGGCCGGGTTTGATGCTGCTCGTGGGGACCCGCTGGGGGGCTGCCTGGTGAGCCCCGAATGCTACGCACACATGACCCAcctcctgctggggctggcagggggccgcGTCGTGCTGGTCCTGGAG gACCCCCCCGGCCTCCTGGCTGAAGCAGCCGCCCTGGAGGTGGAGTTTGCAGACATG GGGATGCTCTACGCCGTGACCCCTCTGCCCTGGTGCCCCCACCTGGACTCGGTccagcctgtcccaccagccGGGCTGGACGTGCAGGCACCGTGCGAGGAATGCGGCAGTGAGGGCGAGAACTGGGTCTGTCTGAGCTGTTACCAG GTGCTGTGTGGCCGGTACGTCTGTCAGCACATGCTGGCTCatggctccatctccagccacccgctggtgcTGAGTTACGCTGACCTGTCGGTCTGGTGCTATGCCTGTCAATCATACATCCATCATCCA accctggtgcCAGCCAAGGCACTGGCTCACCGCCTGAAGTTTGGGGAAGAGCCGGTGGCTCCACTCTGA
- the WDR45 gene encoding WD repeat domain phosphoinositide-interacting protein 4 isoform X3, with amino-acid sequence MAQQRGVNSLRFNQDQSCFCCAMESGVRIYNVEPLMEKGHLDHEQVGSVALVEMLHRSNLLAIVGGGGNPKFSEISVLIWDDAREGTGGKDKLVLEFTFTKPVLAVRMRHDKIITVLRNRIYVYSFPENPTKLFEFDTRDNPKGLCDLCPSLEKQLLVFPGHKCGSLQLVDLSSTQPGTSSAPFTINAHQGEIACISLNQPGTVVASASRQGTLIRLFDTQSKEKLVELRRGTDPATLYCINFSHDSSFLCASSDKGTVHIFALRDTRLNRRSALARVGKVGPVIAQYVDSQWSLASFTVPAESACVCAFGRSSAKTVNSVIAICVDGTFHKYVFTPDGNCNREAFDVYLDICDDDDF; translated from the exons ATGGCGCAGCAACGTGGGGTGAATAGCCTGCGCTTCAACCAGGACCAGA GCTGCTTCTGCTGCGCGATGGAGTCGGGCGTGCGGATCTATAACGTGGAGCCGCTCATGGAGAAGGGCCACCTGG ATCACGAGCAGGTGGGCAGCGTGGCCCTGGTTGAGATGCTGCATCGATCCAACCTCTTGGCcattgtggggggaggagggaacccCAAATTCTCAGAGATTTCAG tgctgatcTGGGATGACGCCCGTGAGGGCACCGGGGGCAAGGACAAGCTGGTTCTGGAGTTCACCTTCACCAAACCTGTCCTGGCTGTGCGCATGAGGCACGACAA GATCATCACTGTGCTGCGGAACCGTATTTACGTCTATTCCTTCCCGGAGAATCCCACCAAACTCTTCGAGTTCGACACACGGGACAACCCCAAAG GACTCTGCGATCTCTGTCCTAGCCTGGAGAAACAGCTGCTGGTGTTTCCAGGCCACAAGTGTGGGAGCCTGCAGCTGGTG GACCTGTCGAGCACCCAGCCAGGCACCTCATCAGCTCCGTTCACCATCAACGCGCACCAGGGCGAGATTGCCTGCATCTCCCTCAACCAGCCAGGCACCGTGGTGGCCTCGGCCTCGCGCCAGGGCACCCTCATCCGCCTCTTCGACACCCAGAGCAAGGAGAAGCTGGTGGAGCTGCGCCGGGGCACCGACCCCGCCACGTTGTACTG CATCAACTTTAGCCACGACTCATCGTTTCTCTGCGCGTCGAGTGACAAGGGGACCGTGCACATCTTTGCCCTTCGGGACACGCGACTCAACCGCCGCTCCGC gctggCACGTGTGGGCAAGGTAGGCCCGGTGATCGCCCAGTACGTGGACTCGCAGTGGAGCCTGGCCAGCTTCACGGTGCCGGCCGAGTCGGCCTGCGTGTGCGCCTTCGGCCGGAGCTCCGCCAAGACCGTCAACTCCGTCATCG ccatctGCGTGGACGGCACCTTCCACAAGTACGTCTTCACGCCTGACGGGAACTGCAACCGCGAGGCCTTCGATGTCTACCTGGACATCTGCGACGACGACGACTTCTGA
- the WDR45 gene encoding WD repeat domain phosphoinositide-interacting protein 4 isoform X1 — protein sequence MANRHEAGSMGSWAPRGGGHLPRPVPPRGSGCFCCAMESGVRIYNVEPLMEKGHLDHEQVGSVALVEMLHRSNLLAIVGGGGNPKFSEISVLIWDDAREGTGGKDKLVLEFTFTKPVLAVRMRHDKIITVLRNRIYVYSFPENPTKLFEFDTRDNPKGLCDLCPSLEKQLLVFPGHKCGSLQLVDLSSTQPGTSSAPFTINAHQGEIACISLNQPGTVVASASRQGTLIRLFDTQSKEKLVELRRGTDPATLYCINFSHDSSFLCASSDKGTVHIFALRDTRLNRRSALARVGKVGPVIAQYVDSQWSLASFTVPAESACVCAFGRSSAKTVNSVIAICVDGTFHKYVFTPDGNCNREAFDVYLDICDDDDF from the exons ATGGCGAACAGGCATGAGGCCGGGTCGATGGGCTCGTGGgcacctcgggggggggggcacttacCGCGACCTGTCCCTCCTCGCGGCTCAG GCTGCTTCTGCTGCGCGATGGAGTCGGGCGTGCGGATCTATAACGTGGAGCCGCTCATGGAGAAGGGCCACCTGG ATCACGAGCAGGTGGGCAGCGTGGCCCTGGTTGAGATGCTGCATCGATCCAACCTCTTGGCcattgtggggggaggagggaacccCAAATTCTCAGAGATTTCAG tgctgatcTGGGATGACGCCCGTGAGGGCACCGGGGGCAAGGACAAGCTGGTTCTGGAGTTCACCTTCACCAAACCTGTCCTGGCTGTGCGCATGAGGCACGACAA GATCATCACTGTGCTGCGGAACCGTATTTACGTCTATTCCTTCCCGGAGAATCCCACCAAACTCTTCGAGTTCGACACACGGGACAACCCCAAAG GACTCTGCGATCTCTGTCCTAGCCTGGAGAAACAGCTGCTGGTGTTTCCAGGCCACAAGTGTGGGAGCCTGCAGCTGGTG GACCTGTCGAGCACCCAGCCAGGCACCTCATCAGCTCCGTTCACCATCAACGCGCACCAGGGCGAGATTGCCTGCATCTCCCTCAACCAGCCAGGCACCGTGGTGGCCTCGGCCTCGCGCCAGGGCACCCTCATCCGCCTCTTCGACACCCAGAGCAAGGAGAAGCTGGTGGAGCTGCGCCGGGGCACCGACCCCGCCACGTTGTACTG CATCAACTTTAGCCACGACTCATCGTTTCTCTGCGCGTCGAGTGACAAGGGGACCGTGCACATCTTTGCCCTTCGGGACACGCGACTCAACCGCCGCTCCGC gctggCACGTGTGGGCAAGGTAGGCCCGGTGATCGCCCAGTACGTGGACTCGCAGTGGAGCCTGGCCAGCTTCACGGTGCCGGCCGAGTCGGCCTGCGTGTGCGCCTTCGGCCGGAGCTCCGCCAAGACCGTCAACTCCGTCATCG ccatctGCGTGGACGGCACCTTCCACAAGTACGTCTTCACGCCTGACGGGAACTGCAACCGCGAGGCCTTCGATGTCTACCTGGACATCTGCGACGACGACGACTTCTGA
- the WDR45 gene encoding WD repeat domain phosphoinositide-interacting protein 4 isoform X5, whose product MAQQRGVNSLRFNQDQSCFCCAMESGVRIYNVEPLMEKGHLVLIWDDAREGTGGKDKLVLEFTFTKPVLAVRMRHDKIITVLRNRIYVYSFPENPTKLFEFDTRDNPKGLCDLCPSLEKQLLVFPGHKCGSLQLVDLSSTQPGTSSAPFTINAHQGEIACISLNQPGTVVASASRQGTLIRLFDTQSKEKLVELRRGTDPATLYCINFSHDSSFLCASSDKGTVHIFALRDTRLNRRSALARVGKVGPVIAQYVDSQWSLASFTVPAESACVCAFGRSSAKTVNSVIAICVDGTFHKYVFTPDGNCNREAFDVYLDICDDDDF is encoded by the exons ATGGCGCAGCAACGTGGGGTGAATAGCCTGCGCTTCAACCAGGACCAGA GCTGCTTCTGCTGCGCGATGGAGTCGGGCGTGCGGATCTATAACGTGGAGCCGCTCATGGAGAAGGGCCACCTGG tgctgatcTGGGATGACGCCCGTGAGGGCACCGGGGGCAAGGACAAGCTGGTTCTGGAGTTCACCTTCACCAAACCTGTCCTGGCTGTGCGCATGAGGCACGACAA GATCATCACTGTGCTGCGGAACCGTATTTACGTCTATTCCTTCCCGGAGAATCCCACCAAACTCTTCGAGTTCGACACACGGGACAACCCCAAAG GACTCTGCGATCTCTGTCCTAGCCTGGAGAAACAGCTGCTGGTGTTTCCAGGCCACAAGTGTGGGAGCCTGCAGCTGGTG GACCTGTCGAGCACCCAGCCAGGCACCTCATCAGCTCCGTTCACCATCAACGCGCACCAGGGCGAGATTGCCTGCATCTCCCTCAACCAGCCAGGCACCGTGGTGGCCTCGGCCTCGCGCCAGGGCACCCTCATCCGCCTCTTCGACACCCAGAGCAAGGAGAAGCTGGTGGAGCTGCGCCGGGGCACCGACCCCGCCACGTTGTACTG CATCAACTTTAGCCACGACTCATCGTTTCTCTGCGCGTCGAGTGACAAGGGGACCGTGCACATCTTTGCCCTTCGGGACACGCGACTCAACCGCCGCTCCGC gctggCACGTGTGGGCAAGGTAGGCCCGGTGATCGCCCAGTACGTGGACTCGCAGTGGAGCCTGGCCAGCTTCACGGTGCCGGCCGAGTCGGCCTGCGTGTGCGCCTTCGGCCGGAGCTCCGCCAAGACCGTCAACTCCGTCATCG ccatctGCGTGGACGGCACCTTCCACAAGTACGTCTTCACGCCTGACGGGAACTGCAACCGCGAGGCCTTCGATGTCTACCTGGACATCTGCGACGACGACGACTTCTGA
- the WDR45 gene encoding WD repeat domain phosphoinositide-interacting protein 4 isoform X2 has protein sequence MANRHEAGSMGSWAPRGGGHLPRPVPPRGSGCFCCAMESGVRIYNVEPLMEKGHLVLIWDDAREGTGGKDKLVLEFTFTKPVLAVRMRHDKIITVLRNRIYVYSFPENPTKLFEFDTRDNPKGLCDLCPSLEKQLLVFPGHKCGSLQLVDLSSTQPGTSSAPFTINAHQGEIACISLNQPGTVVASASRQGTLIRLFDTQSKEKLVELRRGTDPATLYCINFSHDSSFLCASSDKGTVHIFALRDTRLNRRSALARVGKVGPVIAQYVDSQWSLASFTVPAESACVCAFGRSSAKTVNSVIAICVDGTFHKYVFTPDGNCNREAFDVYLDICDDDDF, from the exons ATGGCGAACAGGCATGAGGCCGGGTCGATGGGCTCGTGGgcacctcgggggggggggcacttacCGCGACCTGTCCCTCCTCGCGGCTCAG GCTGCTTCTGCTGCGCGATGGAGTCGGGCGTGCGGATCTATAACGTGGAGCCGCTCATGGAGAAGGGCCACCTGG tgctgatcTGGGATGACGCCCGTGAGGGCACCGGGGGCAAGGACAAGCTGGTTCTGGAGTTCACCTTCACCAAACCTGTCCTGGCTGTGCGCATGAGGCACGACAA GATCATCACTGTGCTGCGGAACCGTATTTACGTCTATTCCTTCCCGGAGAATCCCACCAAACTCTTCGAGTTCGACACACGGGACAACCCCAAAG GACTCTGCGATCTCTGTCCTAGCCTGGAGAAACAGCTGCTGGTGTTTCCAGGCCACAAGTGTGGGAGCCTGCAGCTGGTG GACCTGTCGAGCACCCAGCCAGGCACCTCATCAGCTCCGTTCACCATCAACGCGCACCAGGGCGAGATTGCCTGCATCTCCCTCAACCAGCCAGGCACCGTGGTGGCCTCGGCCTCGCGCCAGGGCACCCTCATCCGCCTCTTCGACACCCAGAGCAAGGAGAAGCTGGTGGAGCTGCGCCGGGGCACCGACCCCGCCACGTTGTACTG CATCAACTTTAGCCACGACTCATCGTTTCTCTGCGCGTCGAGTGACAAGGGGACCGTGCACATCTTTGCCCTTCGGGACACGCGACTCAACCGCCGCTCCGC gctggCACGTGTGGGCAAGGTAGGCCCGGTGATCGCCCAGTACGTGGACTCGCAGTGGAGCCTGGCCAGCTTCACGGTGCCGGCCGAGTCGGCCTGCGTGTGCGCCTTCGGCCGGAGCTCCGCCAAGACCGTCAACTCCGTCATCG ccatctGCGTGGACGGCACCTTCCACAAGTACGTCTTCACGCCTGACGGGAACTGCAACCGCGAGGCCTTCGATGTCTACCTGGACATCTGCGACGACGACGACTTCTGA